atgtacccgataaaatatgactgggactcgacagaatggtaagaccttaagcggcacctgtcgaagtttacaccagtatcccgagatcatgtccagggacgtgatcttgaagtaggtttttgcggattgccactggagcagttaactagtacctgatccgtcagatgaactagccccaactaccattatccctgtacaatatagaaattcgtatgcaaagataTATGGTAAAGTTTAGAGTTATTGAgaaaatataaaggtggagattttccctgacactgcgattcaagcaaaatctcgggggctgctgacataggcatacccaatgggcctgccgaagatggtacccggggtttattgaaggcccacgacccgaagaataagaagatttggaagtccaagatactattaaggaaggctagagttgtaataggagtcatcgtttgtaatcttgcgggacgggttagaaaccctcccggactctgtaaacttgtgtatcacgaatccctcggctccgcctcctatataagggggagtcgaaggacaaagaaaggatcgaatcattatctcacaaaccctagtttttacatcgtcgagtacttttcggctgaaaccttcgagatctacttgccctctacatccaacgaaaccctagtctactacttgtaggcattgacaagttgataccttgtcatggGGGCTTCCTTTGTTCAAATTAAACTTTGGGATTATAACATTGTTACCAAAAAAAGAGAACGCAATACAAATTCAGCAGTATAGACCTATATGTCTGCTTAATGtcagttttaatttttttaccaAAGTGGCTACCGACCGTGTGTCGGTTGTGGCACACACTGTGGTTAAACCTACTCAGACGGCTTTTATGCCTGGGAGACACATTTTGGAAGGAGTTGTTGTTTTGCATGAGACGATACATGAATTACACCGTAAAAAGTTGGATGGGATTCTCTTTAAAATTGATTTCGAGAAGGCATATGATAAGGTGAAATGACCTTTCCTTCAACAAGTCTTGCGGATGAAGGGATTTGATCCCATTTGGTGTGACCGTGTTAAACAGTTTGTACAGGGGGTAGTGTCGACATAAAAGTTAATGATGATATCGGTCATAATTTCCAAACTAGGAAGGGTATGAGACAAGAGGATCTGCTATCTCCTATTTTGTTCAACATTGTAGCTGATATGTTAGCTATTTTAATTGCATGGGCAAAAAAAGCTGGTCATGTGGGTAGTTTAATTCCTCATTTGGTGGAGGGGGGGTGTGTCGGTGTTGCAGTGTGCAGATGATACTATCATATTTATGGAGCATGACTTAGAAAAAGCCGTTAATATGAAGCTCATTCTGTGCATATTTGAGCAGTTATCGGGTTTgaaaataaattttcataagagtgaatTATTTTGTTTTGGCAAAGCATCGGATATGGATCATCAATATAAAGAAATTTTTGGGTGTGCTTCCTGATCTCTGCCACTCAAGTACCTAGGTATTCCGATACACCACAGAATGCTCCGTAATTCTGAATGGAGCCCAGTGGAAAATCGGTTTGCTACAAAATTAGGATGTTGGCGGGGTAAAATGCTATCTTATGGTGATAGACTTATCCTCATCAATTCCGTTCTCAGTAGTCTACCAATGTTTATGTTATCTTTCCTAGAGATTCCTAAAGGAGTGAGGAAGAGACTTGATTTTTATAGATCTCGATTTTTTGGCAATCTGATGAACACAAAAAGAAATATAGATTATCTCGTTGGAATATCATTTGTAGACCAAAGGATCAAAGGGGTCTCGGTGTTGAAGTCcttgaattgaaaaataaatgTATGTTAAGCAAATGACTTTTCAAGTTATTAACTAAAGATGGAGTTTGGCAACAATTGTTACATAACAAATATATTAAGAATAAGACTTTGTCTCAAGTGGAAGAAAAAACTAACTGATTCTCCTTTTTGGAAGGGGTTAATGCGAGTGAAAAATGAATTTTTCAAGAGGGGTACTTTTAAAATAGGAAATGTGTCGATGGTTAGGTTTTGGGAAGATGTTTGGCTTGGTGAGGTGTCATTAGCTCAACAATATCCCTCTCTTTACAATATTGTCCAacgaaagaatgtgttggtatctACGGTTTTGGGTCAATCTCCTATTAATATTGGTTTTAAGAGATACCTCAATGAACATAAGTGGAATTTGTGGTTAAACTTGTGTGAACGCCTAATGTCTGTACAATTGACAGATGACAGTGATAAGTTTGTTTGGAAACTAACAGACTCAGGTTTATTTTCAATTAAATCTATTTATCTTGATCTTATGAATGGACATACTAGATTTCTGAGAAAATACCTTTGGAAGATTAAAGTACCCCTTAAGATAAAAAAATTATGTGGTTTCTTAGTAATAAGGTTTTACTTACTAAGGATAATCTGATTAAGAGAAAATGGACAGgttgtcaaaaatgttgtttctGTGATAACAATGAGACGGTTCATCATCTGTTTCTCTCTTGTCCTTTTTCAAAACTGATTTGGAGAATGGTATTTTTTTACTTATAACATTCCTCCTCCAACAAATATTACTaacatgtttggtaattggttaaatggggtGAATAAGCGAGATAAAGAACATATTCGTATTGGCATTTCTGCACTTTGTTGGTCGATATGGACTAGTAGAAATGATATTGTGTTTAATAAACAGAAGGGAaccaattttttgcaggttattcttcATGCGGCGCATTGGATACAACTATGTGCATACCTTCTCCCGGAGGACCAGCGGGATATTATGGATATTGGTTGCAACCGACTATTGGCGGTCGCACGGGGCTGCTAGTTCCAGGCTACTGGATGGCGGCACATTAAAAGAATCGAAGTTTGAAGATGGATAGATTTTGTTTTCTTTTCATCTTTGGTTGGCTGGTTACTGTTAAGTTTTAGATGTTGTAATAAGGATATTTGTTTGAACCTTCGTTTTAATAAAAACATGgatgtgtgcatctattgatgcagaggccgagCAATGCTCCCATATCAAAAAAAAAGACGGCGGCGTGCAGAAGGTGCGATGCGGCGGCGCGGTGTGCAGCCGGACAATCCGGCGGACCTTCTACCGGACTGTCCGGCATGTTTAGGACGAAAGCAATGACATGCCGGTCGTCAGGGCCGGCCAGACCGTCAACGATTCATTGGTACTACAAGACCGGCGACAAGTCTGGCTATTCTCTTATCCTTATTTACTCATCTGTAACTACATATTTATTGGTACTACAAGGACGGACAGGCCGGCCTAAAGTCTGGTTGTTCTCTGTTTATCTGGAACTACAGGCCGGACAGGCCGGCGCTCTGGTTCGGTCAGTCCGTCGGCGGCACGGACGCACGGTTGCCTCACGACTGGCGGTCACCTTGCCAGTTTGAGCTGCAACACTCACGCGGAAAATGAGTGGGTAGAAGACGGAGACGATGGTGATCAGAGGTgtagtgggcggcggacgagatcGCAGCAGCGGCGGACCTGATCGGCACCGACGTTGTTCCTGATCGGCAGCGATGGGTCGGCTAGAGGAGGATGTTTAGATCGTGGAGGTTTTGATAGAGATCGTTGCTGCAGTCTCTATACATATACAACGTATAGGTATACCGGGTTTAGATATGGGTTTAGGAGGGCTTACACTTAATCCAAACTGAGTTTGGGGGAGGGGGTTGTACTGGAGCAAGCCCCATTTCTAAAACAAATACACATTTGATGGTGAAAATCGTGTATCCTAATTGATAGGTCTCTGAAATGGATGGACCAAGTGTAGTCAGGGGAATGTGTTTGTAAATTGTTTTACCTTGAATTGGTGATATGGATATGTGTTATGCCAAGCTCAGAAGTCAGAACCCAATTGTTAGCTAGCTAACCCTTCGTTTAAAAAAATGGTTAGCTCGCTCTTATACCCCGTTGATGAAAAAGTATGTTGAAGCTCCCCAATTATTTTGTGACAAAGGGCGAAGGCCACCATGTTGTAAGAGGATATTTGGTGTCGTTCGTGCAACAAGTTGGTCGGATGGAGCACATCAACGTTGGTTTCGCGTTTGGTCTTTCCTAGTGTCTTTTTTTTAATCAAACAAACCCTACTCCGTCTAGGAAACACTGCATTGATTCAGTTCAAAGTAGATTGGGATTTAATAACCGTCCTAACTGCCGAAACGAGTGAACATATGCAAAATAGAAAATACAGCACAGGCATTACTGGTTCACTTCTTGCCATGGCGCTTCGATTTCTTGgggttcttcttgcttttctgctTCTGTTTTGAAGCCTGGGccacacctgcttcttccttggcCGATTCCACCACGTCATTTCCCCCCGCGTCGGCTTCCTTGCATGAACATCCACTCAACTCATCAGCTCCGCCAGCATGCTGCTGGGCAACAGCTGAAGCTGCATTCCTCATGCAATCTTTTTTCATGGATGCCTTTTCAGAATGGAGATAGCGCATAATCTTCTGTAGTTTCTTCTCACCATCTTCCCATATTGAATAAAGATCATTGGCAGTCACACAAGCCCACTTCCCCAGCCTGTGTTTGACAAAAAGTGGTCATGCTCAAATTTGAACCATTTAAAAGATATAAAGATAAAGTACAGTTATTTACTTTCCGCAAAAGAAGTATATATCATGCGCAAAATAAGGAGAAAATATCAGGTGGAAACCAGTTACCGGTGAAAACTGAAAACCAAGTAAAAATGTATTTAAAAACgctaaaaaaaatataaaaacatGCATTATGTTGAGGGAGAAGGTGATGTTCAACAAACATGTAGGATTTCAAGTTTTATAAAGCGAATTCATTTGGGAGGTACAAAAAAAACGAAATTCAGCAGCAAATAGTGACAAATAGTGGACATCACTATTCATCCATAACTCGTCTTTTTCTTACCTCTCAAGAGAATATGAGTTTGAACTCAAATTTCATACGTTAATAGAACATCCCTTTTTTAACATGCTGtgctttttttcagattttttagaACTTCTAAACTTGGTTTCCACTAGATACTTTCTCCAAAAGGAGACATGATCATAACATTCACATTTGTCCTATCGACTGGAATACTATATTTGTAGTCATTAACGTTTTGGAGTTGATGTCATTTTAACATTTTTTTTACCTAGCAGAACGCTCTTCAACCTCATTGCAGATTTGCCTGACATCTTCCTCCAACCGTGGGTCCATCTTTTTTAGTGGGCCTCTTCGCTCCAGCCAGAAAAGGGTACTTTTGAGGAATTGTATAATAATCCATGCATCTTTCTGCAGAAGTTGACTTTTAGAATATATAAAACTTGGCAGTTGCGAAGCATTGGAGAAAACTGGAAGGTGACCGAACGAACATTACAACATATATGAAACTCACTTGGGAATGCTTGTTGACTCGAAATTCCTCAAACTTCTCCCAGAAGGGAGCACCCTCATTATTTATGACATAATCTTCTGGACAAAACCGCCCAAGTACCTTCTCAATATCTTTCCAATCTGCTCTGCTAATTATGTCAGCATTTAAGTCTCGAAAGATTGGCCGGACTTTGCCTGAAGTCATAACTACCATGCGATTTCCAATTGCTGCAAGCGCATCAGCAAATACTATCCTGAAGTTGCTAAGTGTCTGAGAACTCATTTGCAAACAATATATAATTTTTTGAGAGAACCCCAAATGTAAATCCTCAAAAACATGGTGCATCCGAAGGAAATCTGTGACCTCATAGCAATCTCCCACCTTAAGATTTAGAGTCACAATGTAAAGTGTGATAACTAATCTCTGAAGGACTAGATTGTATGAACTAGTTGAAGTAGAAGTCTTCTCCAACCACTCTTGGATTATACGCTTGTTTGACAAGAGTTTCCTGACTGACTGAAATATGAAACGACCTGCTGACAATGGTATATGGTCCGGAACCAAATCTGTGCTAGGAAACTTAAAGAGGTATGTTGTGCTGGTACAGCACTTTAGCACCTTGACTAGAATAGATTTTGTGCTAAACACACAACCAATCGGTAAAGAATATGACGAAGCGAAGAAGCAAAGGAACTCTATGAGATCCACATAGCATGTTGGGGATATGTAGTCCGGCTCAGCCATCCAGTTTGCATTGAACGTAAATTCAAGGGCAAGCTTAAAGTTCAAGATCAAGGGGGATCTGCCAAAAAAACCACCAGCACAAATAAATATCTTTAAAGACTGAAAAAAGTTTGCCCACTCGGATCCTTTGTCCAGGTACTGCAGAAGACTTGAAAACAGCATATCATCTGACTGCCGTGATGTACACTGTCCTACATGTAGCAGAAACATGGTAACTCTCCCAAGATGCCCATGAGTCAGTTTCTTATTTGTTGGCCTGAGATATGTGCCAAGAGAATCAGTAATCAGACCATATGCAGTTGGTAACTCAAGCATACACAAGAGGGGCTTCACTGTCCCATCCCTCCAAACATGAGAAACAAACTCAATGAAGCGCCTCTCGCACAGAGTGAAGAAGCTCCTCAACTCGGTACTTTTCGGCATACCAAACTCTGGCTCCTTCAGAAACATTGCAATTTCATACATAATAAGGATAATTCTCCCAAGGGCGTATGAAGATGCCTGCTCTGGAGAAAATTGAACGCAGGATAACTTATTGAGTACAGTCAAACTAATTGAAGATAGCTCATTCATCCAGAAATTCTGAACAAATGAATGAAACTGGACAGAATCCAGCCAACATCTGTTGCCATCTTGCTGCCAAGAGCTTCTATCTAGATTAGAAAACCAACTTAAATTCATGTTTAGAACCACCACATATCGGTCATTGTCGCCATCTTTTCTCAACCCGAAGTATCTAGCACAAAGATCATCATACGTAACTGCACAATCATTTGATTCTTGGCCATCGGAGTGACGAAGATGAGATAGTATGTTAACTATGATTGACCTCCAATGGTTCCAGACATACAACATAGTTTCAGGTGATATCTGGTCAGAAGCCAGCATAGCATTACAACACCTTTCCTCTTCCGATCCTTGCGCTAATCCCAAATTGTATCGAGAAGCTTCGGACTGGAGATGAACATCAAGAACCAAACGGGCAGCAACAAGTTCTACTAACAAGTTCCCACATGTTCTGCCCACGAGGAAGGCACAAGTTAAAATGGGAAGAGATTTAGGCACACATTTCAGTGTACATGCTCCGAAGTTATCAATGCAGAAGCAGCAAGCACTGACTTCCTTGGCCATATCATTGGCTTTTGCACGAAATTGTTCCTTCTCAGCAGTTCTGTGAGGAGGCCACCACTTCATACTCTTTGCATACCACAAAGATCTGAAGACGACAGTGTGGAGAACAAGCTGTGTAGCATCCTCAAAGTAACCTGTCATCTCAAGCAAGTCTGCCTCTCCCAAGATATCAGCTCCACTCTTTTCTATTCCTGCAGCTTCAAGGAATTTACCCATTTCCATCTCTAAGTTCAGCAGTTCATCACCGAGATTCCTAGAGTACAAATATGCCCGAACATGATCCATAGAACTAAAACTCTTAACAAATGGCATCATGTTCTTGATGTCTCCACGCTCAAAATAGTGTTGGGCACAATTTTCTAGATACATCTTTCTAATTGCAGAAAGCTCGACAGACTTCGAATTCTCGACCAAACATTCGTCTTCCACCTTCAACCATTGTAGGAACTGCAATCCCAAAATGAATAGTTTTCCCTTCAGGCACGTGGAGAAACACTTGGCATAACATTTAGCTTTAAAGTAAGCTTCAGCTGCCTGTAACCAGCATTCAGTCACAGCATAACAGTCACCAGCATCCTCCAGCCTGGAAGTACCACATTTTTGCATATAGACCATTCCTATGGCAATTCAAGGAAAACAATGTTTAAGTCAGATAAGAGTTTTACAGTGTGCGAAGTTATGACCATCTTTGCAAAGGCTGGAAATAGGGACACGGTGCTTTGGCTCATTGGTCTAGATGCACCTATTATAAAAAAATGCAtttcaaatccatttcaaaatgttatttttttattttgaaaaagaaTCCTGATTGTACATCCCGAAATTCTatgtaaaaaagaaaagaaaatgtcTTGTGAAAAGCTATTTTGCAGCGCCGGACCTGCATGGGCCACAAAAACTAACATTTTTTCGCAAAACTTCGTGTGCGATCCCGATTTATTTTTGGAATTTTTAGACAACTTGAAGTATATTTTTTAGGTAGAAAGGTGCATCTACACCTACGAGCCAACATGAATTTCCGGAAAAATAACATCTATATAAGGACACAAGGGGTGATACACTTTTGAACCAACGTTTTGAAATTTGAAGGCCTTTATTTCTATGGTAACTCCATTAAGAGAAACTTGTCATCTATAAAACGTTATGGAATGATGAAATCCCAGTCATACTGGCACAGCTGGAAAGTTAAGGAGAGTCCACACACCTGCTGCTTCGTAGTCACCCAGTTTAATATAGCAAGTGGCAACTTTATCATACAAGCCAATAGACTCATAAATATCCGAGGCATTTTGCAATAAAGCTTGGCCAATCTCTAAATTTGAGGAAATGACACGGTCAGCCGTTGCTTCAAGTCCAGTAGCTCTTGCCAATTTCTCTCTGTGTATATCACCAGCCTTCTCGAAACACATTGTAGCCATCTCAAATTTCCCTTTATTGAATAACTACAAGAGAAAGGTGCACTCCTGATAATGAATAAAAATTATCGAAGTGCATTAACACTAGGGGTGGGAGCAGGCGGAGCTGCCATGTAAGAAATGGGGTCAGCTGACCCCAATGGATTTTATCAATACCTTTCATTACAAAGTCCTACTCACTTTTTTACTTCAGAAATGGCAACTAGCAACAAAGCTGACACCAATGGATACCTTCTCTAGCTTCGCCCCTAGGAGCGATTGCCTTGTTAtggtcgctatggctatgtagaaatggcaTGTTTTTTAATGCTAAAAATTCATTTCCTTTGCAGGTTATTTTAAATATGCACACTATCTCCAGTCGTGGTCTATTGTTCATAGACCGGAACACCGGTCCCTGTTTGCAGAAATGTACTCGTAGTTGGAGCAATTGGCGAAGAATATTTTAACCACACATGGATGTCGGCATAGCCTACGGATTGGCCCTCCATGACCCTAGGCATCTTCATAGTCATGATAGCGAAGGATGTTTTACCCTGCATGGATGGCAGCAGAGTGTACGGATCTGACCTCCATCGCTCTAGGCATCTTATCGGCTGTGTGCACCCTCGCTCTGCAGAGGTCAGGTGTGGACTCTTTGTTGGTCTCACCTTGATGCGTACTATTGAGTTTATAAAAACACCATTTGTCAAAAAGAAAGTGTGGCGAGCTTAGCTAAGAACTGAATCTGTGACATGTGGATCCTGGGGCCAAGGAAGTGCGGTAAACCACATTTTTTCGAAATGGGtatccccagcctctgcatcaatcgatgcatacgACCGCTTTTATTAATATCAATCCAGAATTATAACCAGCGAAATCTCAATTGCGGTAAACCACAATTGTAGTAGTCAACCAAACACTAGGCTAACTGTGTTAGGTATGTTGGCACCAAGTATGCCTGGTTATTAACCAAACACGCCCTTGGTGTTTGGCTCACTTAACCCTCTCATTCATAAAACTTTCAAAACCTGTGCACAGAACCCTCTAAAAGTGAACTTGCAAAGtagtgttgtcatggtggtggcgGTTTTGTTAAAATGGAGCTCCAACATGGAAAAATGCCAACCTGAATCTCCTTGCTAGTTGGACCCCCGCATGGCATACATTTTCCCTCACTTTTGCTTCCCTCACTCTCTACATATCTTTTCCTCGGCTTGCCTCGCACCCTCTTTTCCaagtttcttctctcttttttgaaTATGATAGCTAGGCACCACTTCCTGGCAACCATGTGGATGCCATCTGGACCAGGTAATTTGGAGGATTAAGTAACCCGTTTTTTTTAAGTTCTGAGAGTTGAGTGTCTAGTTTCATAGTTGAGTAAACTTTTTTTCCTTTCAGGAGATTAAGAGCTCAACACATACTTCCCTAGAAAAGACCTCAAGACATCACTCACTAGACATATTGCATGGCACAGTGAAGTAGATTTCAAAACACTAACCTTGGTGCCCTGTAGCCCCCAATCATCAGTGCTGCTTCCTGTCTGCATTTTTTGAATGAGAGAAGAATCAAGTAATCTGACTTCTACAAGACGCAACTTCTTCCAGTAGTCAAATATTGGTCGACTGTAATCATTTGTATCCTCGCATATCCATAGTCTTTGCCTACTTCTTGTGATTGCAACATAGAGCAGTTTCAGCTCCGAACAGAGAAGATAAGGCTTGCTTCTGCCCGAACCCAGATGAGAGATCTCTTCAGATGATGCTATAATATCTTTTTCTCTCATGTAGTCATACACAAACCTCCATTTGTTTCTTAAAGGAGATGAACTGAAAAAGTTATATAACAGCACGTCCTGCACAATGTGTTTTTATATACTCAAACCAAGTCTTAACAGTACTTGAGATTCCACGTTTCGCTATATTTTTATTAATTTTTGCAAAATAAGCACAAATGAAGTGAACTGTAGGCTCATACCTGGAATTCAAGGCCATTACATTCAACAATAGTCAAAACAAGAGCCTGTTTACCAACAAGGTCAACAATATATTTTTTGGTAGCAACATCACGAACTAATACGACTTGCTCAGCACCAAACCCATGCAGGCCACCATGTTTACTTTTGTTCACTTCAAAAATATTCATAATTGCATTTTCATCATTACCAGACTCCAGCAGCACAGGAGTTTCTCCATGTTCAAGCCCAGTCTCTGAACCAAGCTTGTCAACATTTGATGGGAAAAAGAAGTGCAAAAGGCTCCTGATACTTCGAGCCATATGAAAGATGCCACCAGATTCTGCCTTGTCAAACATATCAACCTCTGGTAAAACATTCCCTTTATGTTTTGCTATACTTGCAGATTGAAGGAGATTACCTATTCAGCATTTATAAAACGTTATGGAATGATTAAATCTTAGATCCATTAATACAACTCGAAACTTATTGAGGTGCACCCACCTTCTCTTTCGTAGTCACCTACTCTGATATAGCAGCTGGCAGCTTTCTCATGCATGCCAATAGACTCGTATATCTCTGATGCTTTTTTCAATGAAGACTGACCCGTCTCCAAATTTGTGGACATGACACGGTCAGCTGTAGCTAAAAGTCCGGCAGCTCTTGCCCACTTCTCTCTGTATGTGTCACCAGCCTTTTCGAAACACATTGTAGCCATCTCAAATTGCCGCTCATTGAATAACTGCAAGAGAAAGATGTGCGCTTGTGACATGGAATAACAAATGTGTAAGACAAATGCGGTAAAACTGCAAGTAGGTATGTGCCATTTTTTAAAAAAGGAGTAGGTATGTGCCACAAGTCCCATCACAACACTAAAATACAATGTGATGGCATAGACCAATTGTCAGACTAAAATGCAATGTATTTTATGAGATTAACCCTAAAACAACATGGACTAAGCAACATAATGTATAGCATATACAGAATTAACCTTGATGCCTTGTAGTCTCCAATCATAAGAGCTGCTTCTGGTCTGCATTGCTTGAACAAAGGAAGAATCAAGCAATCTAACTTGTACAAGACACAGCTTCTTCCAGTAGTCGAACATTGGTCGACAATAATCATCAGCGTTCTCACATATCCACAGTCTTTGCCTAGTTCTTGTGACTGCAACGTAGAGTTGCTTGAGCTCTGAACAGAGAAGATAATGCTTGGTTCTGTCAAAACCCGGATAAGAGATCTTCTCAGATGATGGTATAATATCTTTCTCTTTCATGCAGCCATATACAACTCTCCATTTATTCCTTAAAGGTGATGAACTGAAAAAGTTGTATAATAGGACGTCCTACACGATACGTTTTCAAAATAAGTGTCCTCAAATTATGTCTCCAAAATACATTTATAATTAAAATATTTGGCAAAAAATGAGCACAATTGAAGTGAATTGATGGGCTCATACCTGGAACTCAAGGCCCTTACATTCAACAATAGTCAAAACAAGAGCCTGTTTGCCAACAAGATCAACAACTCGTTTTTTAGTAATGTCATCACGAACCAATATGACTTGCTCAGCACCAAACCCATGCAGGTTACTATGTTCACTTTTGTTTTCTCCAAAAATAGTCATAATTGCATTCTCACTGTTACCAGACTGCAGCAGCGTTGGAGCTTCTCCATGTACAAGCCCACTCTCTGGATTGAGCTTGTCAACACTTGATGGGAAAAAGAAGTAcagaaggttcatgatactttgaGCCATACGAAGGACACCACAATGTGTCCGAAAATTTTGAGTAAGTTGGAACATATCTGAGAGATGAACTTGTTTTCCATGTTC
This region of Lolium perenne isolate Kyuss_39 chromosome 2, Kyuss_2.0, whole genome shotgun sequence genomic DNA includes:
- the LOC127336311 gene encoding uncharacterized protein, with the translated sequence MLGEEEMGDLSDIVVSWSVQEIIDDDLYRGQVETIPCTFTSLDHYLKSYRAPLLEETRSDLGSCLELIAEAPYSRILSVEAAGKSGLYSVDVDFMDNGADSSTESYTARNGDIFILSNMKPEAATDFSRYGVIYCLAMVTEVSVDNDCRKGFKIKVPKDIDLEQDSSKLKHALFLSNIMTNMWIWKALCFDTHMDNNFTVIKSLLAPTNLGDDVCGICAKQDGDCLSSFIEQLLSISLNQPQVDAIRSVILAVQCKHMNLMKLIWGPPGAGKTKMVSALLWALACLKCRTLTCAPTNVAVTGVCTHFLRILKDFGEHIDEKGLPTSLGDVLLFGNKYNMDITEDLQEVFLDFRVEELVRCFSPLSGWKYRLASMVSFFEDCGSGSQYDMLFEDNGSSDHMCFSDFLKKQFDVTAKALSRCIMNLWIHLPGSCFSCDNVSSISKLFNILKKIDALLCDVNLTDESLKRGLGGFSTENSVFVQPIPFIEKELDGARSACLKLLKDLQKSLTLPSGVNRKWVQRYCMHNATLIFCTTSSSYRLHNMDIAPLDVLIVDEAAQVWECELVIPLRLHSMKHVVLVGDDCQLSAMVKSQVCKEAGFGTSLFQRLVMLNFEKYLLNIQYRMDPCISLFPVAQFYKRKIVDGPNVSSPLYNKAYTSLPFGSYTFINVVDGREDKEGTRNSWRNMVEVAVVLHLIQTIFKSWERSGQGLSIGVVSPYSSQVDEIKHRLGKKYDTCDGFCVRIKSIDGFQGQEDDVIILSTVRSNGRGAVGFLADNQRTNVALTRARHCLWIVGNANTLCKSGTVWTDIVEDARRRNCVFNATNDATMSNLILQVKQDLDELDDLLNADSAFFRNTRWKVILSNKFRKSFTELKSRQLRREVLQKLVKLGAGWRTTFKNVGVCDTFQLAKVWKVRDLYLVWSTDVEKSERRYIQIIRIWDLLSHQHLARTVQRLENLFSIYTDDYLDHCRRVQTCGKLEVPLIWDVEHDLVRYKKDCTVDAKKDHDLMDKAYAMENSEVTESFLLMKFYSLSSGMAKHLLTATDGSQINIPFELTDEEEAIIRFPHTSFILGRSGTGKTTILTMKLIQVEQWSLIASQGLNVAQIDLPGADDKNIMPLKDTSKRERFLKQVFITVSPMLCSAIKNHISRLKRFGSGDVSDQPSILHMHDVIDDLEEFAELPDKFGDLPCEYYPLTITYRKFLMMLDGTCRTSFFDGFYTDLKSSIEGGSKSLALQTFIELKEVTYEKFVSSYWPHFNTELTKKLDASTVFTEIISHIKGGYQASRPSSGGKLERQDYLKLSARRSSSLNSEKRCMIYDIFLDYESMKCTAREFDLSDFVNSLHNSLISEGYNGDMVDFVYIDEVQDFTMAQIALLKYVCRNFKEGFVFAGDTAQTIAKGVDFRFEDIRLLFYTTFLSDTGVCNQGTEHGKQVHLSDMFQLTQNFRTHCGVLRMAQSIMNLLYFFFPSSVDKLNPESGLVHGEAPTLLQSGNSENAIMTIFGENKSEHSNLHGFGAEQVILVRDDITKKRVVDLVGKQALVLTIVECKGLEFQDVLLYNFFSSSPLRNKWRVVYGCMKEKDIIPSSEKISYPGFDRTKHYLLCSELKQLYVAVTRTRQRLWICENADDYCRPMFDYWKKLCLVQVRLLDSSFVQAMQTRSSSYDWRLQGIKLFNERQFEMATMCFEKAGDTYREKWARAAGLLATADRVMSTNLETGQSSLKKASEIYESIGMHEKAASCYIRVGDYEREGNLLQSASIAKHKGNVLPEVDMFDKAESGGIFHMARSIRSLLHFFFPSNVDKLGSETGLEHGETPVLLESGNDENAIMNIFEVNKSKHGGLHGFGAEQVVLVRDVATKKYIVDLVGKQALVLTIVECNGLEFQDVLLYNFFSSSPLRNKWRFVYDYMREKDIIASSEEISHLGSGRSKPYLLCSELKLLYVAITRSRQRLWICEDTNDYSRPIFDYWKKLRLVEVRLLDSSLIQKMQTGSSTDDWGLQGTKLFNKGKFEMATMCFEKAGDIHREKLARATGLEATADRVISSNLEIGQALLQNASDIYESIGLYDKVATCYIKLGDYEAAGMVYMQKCGTSRLEDAGDCYAVTECWLQAAEAYFKAKCYAKCFSTCLKGKLFILGLQFLQWLKVEDECLVENSKSVELSAIRKMYLENCAQHYFERGDIKNMMPFVKSFSSMDHVRAYLYSRNLGDELLNLEMEMGKFLEAAGIEKSGADILGEADLLEMTGYFEDATQLVLHTVVFRSLWYAKSMKWWPPHRTAEKEQFRAKANDMAKEVSACCFCIDNFGACTLKCVPKSLPILTCAFLVGRTCGNLLVELVAARLVLDVHLQSEASRYNLGLAQGSEEERCCNAMLASDQISPETMLYVWNHWRSIIVNILSHLRHSDGQESNDCAVTYDDLCARYFGLRKDGDNDRYVVVLNMNLSWFSNLDRSSWQQDGNRCWLDSVQFHSFVQNFWMNELSSISLTVLNKLSCVQFSPEQASSYALGRIILIMYEIAMFLKEPEFGMPKSTELRSFFTLCERRFIEFVSHVWRDGTVKPLLCMLELPTAYGLITDSLGTYLRPTNKKLTHGHLGRVTMFLLHVGQCTSRQSDDMLFSSLLQYLDKGSEWANFFQSLKIFICAGGFFGRSPLILNFKLALEFTFNANWMAEPDYISPTCYVDLIEFLCFFASSYSLPIGCVFSTKSILVKVLKCCTSTTYLFKFPSTDLVPDHIPLSAGRFIFQSVRKLLSNKRIIQEWLEKTSTSTSSYNLVLQRLVITLYIVTLNLKVGDCYEVTDFLRMHHVFEDLHLGFSQKIIYCLQMSSQTLSNFRIVFADALAAIGNRMVVMTSGKVRPIFRDLNADIISRADWKDIEKVLGRFCPEDYVINNEGAPFWEKFEEFRVNKHSQKDAWIIIQFLKSTLFWLERRGPLKKMDPRLEEDVRQICNEVEERSARLGKWACVTANDLYSIWEDGEKKLQKIMRYLHSEKASMKKDCMRNAASAVAQQHAGGADELSGCSCKEADAGGNDVVESAKEEAGVAQASKQKQKSKKNPKKSKRHGKK